Within Maridesulfovibrio zosterae DSM 11974, the genomic segment TTTAGCTAGAACTGAAGGAATACGTTTTGAATGAGTCTTTGCTTTCGGAAGCATCCCCAAGTAGCGCATTACCGAAATAACACCCTGTACTCCAACACGAATAGGAATCTGGTCAAAACGCATAGATTGACCACCTTCAAACAAAAGCATGGGAATATTTTTGTCATATGCAGCACTACGCAATGATCCATCACGAAGTTCTGCATCAAGCACGACCGGAGCACCGAAAGCCATTGCCATTTCTTTAACCTTCGGATCGCTTACGACAGCCCTGATTTGCGGCAGATTACTGCGCATATTGGCACCTGTATGAAAATCAATGCCATGCGTTGATCGCAAAACAACTTCTTCCATAAAAATAGAAGCAAGCTGTCCGGTCAAAGACCCAGTTGGAGATCCTGGGAAAAACCGATTAAGATCACGACGATCAGGTAAATAACGAGATCTATTAACAAAACCGAAAGAGTTAACTACCGGAACGGCAATAAGTGTCCCCCGTAAGGAGTTCAATAGTTTAAGCTTAAGCAGGCGGCGGATTATTTCAACACCATTTATCTCATCACCATGCACTGCGCCGGAAACAAACAATACCGGACCGTCAGATTTTCCATGCACGACATGAATGTTCATGAATAATTCATTGCGGTTATAAAGTTTAGCCGCAGCTATATCAATAGTCCCACGTGTCCCCGGATCAATAGATTCTCCGGCAATACTGAATGCTTTACGTCCTCTTCTCACTTTATCACGCGCCTCAAATTTAGTTGTCAAAATGTCTTTTTCATTTCTATTTGCTGCAATGAAGTTATCTACGACCTTCTTCAAAATTTAATTGTCTGGTTTTTCTAATAAATCTGTTTATAGATCTTTGCTTAAAAATCTTCCACACAAATAAATGCAATTGAGATGTTAACTCCAGTCGGCACACTAACTATTGGGCACAGATAATACTTTCTGAAAAATTACTTTAATGAGTGCATGTACAATATAGCAGAGTAAGAATCCGCCCCCTCTTCAAGAACCAGCTTCCAGCCTATACTTTCAATCAACTCCTGAATAAGCATCAGCCCTAGCCCGAAACTGTCACTAGAATCTTCACCGGCATTAGAAGCAATAGCATTTTTAACAATCAGCACTCCATCTAAAAGACTGATTTCAACGTCCCCCTCATAAGAGTGCTGGAAGGCATTACGGATAATGTTACTCCAGATTATCCTTCCCAGTATTTCTGGAACAAGCATGCTTTGGGCATGTATATCTTTCCTGACATGAACATCTTTATCAGCTAATAGATATGAATTTTCTTCAATAATACCAAGTAAATCTTTATCTACACATACTTCATGTCTGGGAACTGAACTCACATCCTTTTTCTCCACCCACAGCAGAGTAGCTATAAGTTCCTTCATATTCTTTACAGCTTTCCGCATGCTGCGGAAGGGTCTCTCAAACTTCTCGTCGCTTCCTACCCCCAGACGATTCAACCAGTCCAAATTGGTTTGCAGCACGGCAACAGGAGTGCGCAATTCATGACTGGCATTACGCAGAAACCGTTTCTCCCTTTGAATACTAGCCATTTGACGGCGCATATTATCCTGATACAGAGCGGCAAGTTGATTAAGCTCTTTATACTCAAAGTTTTGTGCAGAATCCTCCACATTGTCTTTATTGAGTTTAAAAGCCCAATCCACCAGATGGGAGACAAGTCTTGCAATACGGCGCATCATCAGCATGGCAACGAGGATTATTACCAAAAGTGATATCAGGCCTGTAGCTATGGAGTAATATAAAATCCCGTGAGCAGTTGAATGTATAATTTCAGACCTATCCGCATCACCCAGACTATATACAAAGTACAGGACCACATCATCCTGACGTTTCCATGAATAAACAAAATGAAATGTATCCTCATCATCTATATTAGGTTTAACTACGATAAATTTTCCTATTGGAAAATCAGAAGGGCTAAAAACGTCCTTAATGTCGGGAGATAAGTCATTATACTTTTCAAAAGTTCTAAAATTAGCTGCTTCGGGAAGTCTTGCCGCATGGTCTTTATCGTACGCTGCAGAATAAGAACTTGCCTCCAATTCCAGGCGATGCTGTACAGCAAGCCCCAAACCTTTTTCAAAAAAGATATTCACTAGTACAGAGTAAGAAACCACCATTACCGAACATGCAATAAGAACAAAAACAACAACAAGTTTTTTTATGCTCTGACTATTCTGCACATTCGTCCTCCTGTCTTAGAACAACCCCTACTCCGGGAACAGTGTGGATGATTGGACAGAAATCAGGACCGTCAACTTTCTTGCGGAGTTTATTTAGATAAACCTTCAAAAGACTCTGAGACGGAATTGAATCACCCCAGACAGCCTGTTCCAGTTTGGCACGTGAGACAACTTTGGGACTGTTCATCACAAGTTCCTGAAGCAATTTCCACTCAGTAGGAGTCAAATTGAGAGACTGCCCATTACGCCATACTTCATGAGTATCAAGATTCATTTCCAGACCGGCAGCAATAAATTTGCGTGACTGACGACTATAGCGCCTGGATAAAGCTCTAATACGAAGCAGCAATTCTTCCATATCAAAAGGTTTCGTCAGATAGTCGTCCGTACCCGCATTAAACCCGGCAGTTTTATCATCAAGTGTATCCAATGCAGTAAGCATCAGAACAGGGGTATCCAAGCCCTCCTTCCTCAATTTATCGCACAAACCAATTCCGCTCAATCGAGGAAGCATTACATCAAACATCAGGACATCATAATCATTCTGGGTAGCTAATTCATACCCATGCATCCCATTGGAGGCGTGGTCACAACTAATACCTTCAAGCTCAAGAGAGCCTACAACAGCTGCGGCTAAATCATAATCGTCCTCTACAAGCAATACGGATATTCCCACCGAATTCTCCTTTACAACTTTTCATCCTGCAATCAGGGAGACACATGAGTCGCGACTTAATCAACAACTCTATAAAATCAGCATTTACTTAAAAAATCGATAGCAAAAACCTATTTATGCAATCCCTCACTATAAATGACTCCACCCTTATGAAACTGATGACTGCCATTCCTATTTTTACCCCCCAACACAGCACAGGTAAGAGTCAAAACAATTGTCAGGATCAAGGCAACGTGAGCTTCCCTTTTGCTGAAATATTTAAGCAGGCATCTCCAGTTAACCATAATATGGAATGAGCAAAAGATAATAAATGCAAGACCAAGCCACTGATGAATACCTTTAATACCATCAAAGCGAACATGGAACAGCAAAAATAACCCAGACAAAGCAACCGGGATAAAAGTAAAAGCCACTGCCGGAGAAAGAAACGAACGGTCTGCAATTTTTTCAAACATATTATATCCTGCCAAACTTAACTTTAAACATACACTTATAAGTTTATATTAACTTTTCCCACCATTTAAATATCAATAATTAACAATAGCTGATGATGGGTTAATGCAAAGTCAACAAAAAGACATTTACCCTTCATCACGAAAAAAGCCGGAGAAAAACACTTTGTTTTCCTCCGGCAATACCTATTTATTATTTTATAACTAATTATTTTTCTGAAATGCAGTATTATGCATTTTTTCTTTTAAAAAACTCAACGACTGAAAGTACCCCGACAAAGAAAACAGGAGCGAAAATAACACCGAGTCCTGTTGCGCTGATCATACCCCCGATAACACCTACACCAAGAGCCTTCTGACTTGCTGCTCCTGCTCCTGTTGCAAGAGCAAGAGGAAGAACACCTAGAATAAAAGCCATAGAAGTCATAATGATCGGCCGGAAACGCAAACCGGCACTTTTAACGGCTGACTCCTTCAAACTGTAACCATCAGCATAATACTGTTTGGCCACTTCAACAATAAGAATAGCGTTTTTTGCAGCAAGGCCGATAATAGTGATCAGTCCAACTTTGAAGTAAACATCATTGGACATATGTAAAATGGTTACAGCAGCAACCGCTCCTAAAGCTCCAATTGGGACAATGAGCATAACGGAAAACGGAATAGCCCAGTTTTCATACAGAGCAACCAGTAAAAGAAAAACGACAAGCAGCGCGAGAGCGAACAAGATAGGAGCCTGCCCTCCTGCATATTTTTCCTGATATGAAAGCTCTGTCCATTCATATCCTATTCCGGGAGGAAGATCTTTCATAATCTTTTCAAGTTCGGCCATAACTTCTCCGGAACTATGTCCCGGAGCAGCATCCCCCATTATTTTGAAAGCATTGTAACCGTTATAGCGGACAATCTGTACAGGTCCGGTCTCCCACTTAGTGTGGATCAAAGACCTCATAGGAACCTGCCCTCCTCTTGAGTTAGGCACATACAGATTGTCCAGACTCTTAGGATTCTTACGACTTTGAGCATCAGCCTGAATAACGACTCTTTGCACCCTTCCGGCGTTAACAAAGTCTGCGACCATATTTGAACCGTAAGCACTGGAGAGCACTGTCTTGATATCAGCAAAACTTACTCCAAGAGTTTCCGCTTTCTCACGATCTATAACCAGTCGAAACTGCGGAGCATCAGGCAGCCACTGAGGCATGGCGTAGGCAATGATAGGGGAAGCATTAGCTTTGCCCAAAACCATTCCCAAAGCTTGTGTGAGCACAGCTCGACCAACGTTGGCTCGATCCTGAAGACGTAAGGCAAACCCGCCGGTATTACCCATCCCGTCAACAGGAGGGGGGTTAACAGTAAAAATAGAACCGTCAGTATTCTGGGAAAGGACTCTGTTGGCCATACCTACTTCATCTTGTGCGGACTGTCCCTTTCCACGTTTTGACCAGTCCTTTAAAACAGGAACTCCAAGAGCGGCATTTTCACCCAGACCGGAGAAACTGAATCCGATAACAGTAAAAGTCGATTCAACGGCAGGGCGTGATTTAAAATAACCTTCAACATCTTTTATAACATCAAGTGTTCTTGAATATGTTGCCCCAGGAGGAAGCTGAACACTGACAAAAAGGTTCCCCTGATCCTCTGTCGGAACAAATGACTCAGGGAGCTGCATATAAAAATAACCAAGAACAACAAGCATAATACCATATACAAGCATACATCTTACTGTCCGTGTAACAAGTGCTCCAGTCAACTTTTGATAACGACTTCCAAGATTAGCAAAAAGCCTGTTAAACCATCCAAAAAAGCCACCTTTCTCTTCATGATGTCCTTTTGGAATAGGCTTAAGTATTGTCGTACAAAGAGCTGGAGTCAGTGTCAGAGCCAAAAATCCGGAAATCAAAATTGAAACAGCAACTGAAATTGCGAACTGGCGATAAATAACACCGACAGAACCGCTCATAAAACCAAGCGGAAGGAATACAGCAGAAAGAACCAGAGTAATACCGACGATTGCGCCTGAGATCTGCCCCATAGCTTTGATTGTTGCTTCACGTGGCGGCAACCCTTCAGTAGACATTATGCGCTCTACGTTCTCAACAACAACAATCGCATCATCAACAAGAATACCGATGGCTAGAACCATTCCGAACATAGTCATCATGTTGATGGAGAAACCAACTAAATTCATAACTGCAAATGAGCCAAGCACGCACACGGGGACAACAATGGTAGGAATAATTGTATAGCGAAAATTCTGCAAAAACAGAAACATTACCAGAAAAACAAGTGCGATAGCTTCCAGCAGGGTATGAAGAACTTTCTCAATAGCAACATCGACGAAAGTGGAAGTATCCAGTGGAATGGCTATTTCCATATCCGACGGTAAAGTTTTGGCCAGCTCATCAAGACGAGCCCTAACGCGCTGGACTGTTCCAAGAGCATTTGCCCCGGGAGCGAGCTGAACTGCGGCAGCAGCAGCAGGAGTACCATTCAGACGGGAAACAACATTATAGGACTCAGGGCCTATTTCAATCTTAGCAACATCGGAAAGATGAACAGTTGAGCCGTCAAGTCCGGCATGAAGCAAAATTTTTCCAAATTCTTCAGGAGTTTCAAGAAGACCCTGAACCATGAATGTCGCTTGAATCTCCTGATCTGAAGCCACAGGACGCGAACCGAAACTACCTGCTGGGACCTGAACATTCTGAGCCTTAATAGCCGAGGCTACATCAGAAAGATCAAGTCCGAAACTGAGAAGCTTCTGAGGGTCGACCCATACACGCATTGCACTTTCTGAAGCAAAGAACTGCAATGTACCCACGCCGTCAACACGGCGAATTTCATTATTCATATTACGGGCCATAATATCTGCCAGAAGCTGACGATCTTTACCTTCGTTATCTTTTTTATAACGCAAAGCATAAATCATCAGAAAGCCGGAGTTGGCCTGTTCAATTGTAACACCCTGATCTCTTACAGACTGAGGTAGACGAGATTCAGCCTTTTGAACACGGTTCTGCACATCAACTTGAGCCATATCCGGGTCTGTTCCGGGCTTGAAGGTAACTGTGATCTTCGCAGAACCGGTAGAGCTACTGGTAGATTCATAATACAATAACCCTTTTGCTCCGTTAAGTTCCTCTTCAATGAGACTTACTACGGATTCGTTGATAGTCGTTGCTGAAGCTCCGGGGTATTGTGCGTCAATAGTAATCTGCGGAGGTGCAACCTGTGGTAACTTTTCCACGGCCATACCGGGAATAGACAAAACCCCGGCCAATAAAATAAATATAGCGACAACCCAGGCAAAGTTGGGCCTATCAATAAAAAATCGTGACATATATTTTTATCTCTAATCTGATTTATTGCTGTTTACTGTCAGTTTCTTTTAATGCGACGGTAGAATTTTCCACTTTCTTTATAGAGACGGTCATTCCCGGCTTAAGCTTACCGGTTCCGTTAATGACTACGCGCTCTCCAGCTTTAAGACCTTCAGTAATCTGCCAGAGACCACCCTCTTCCATAGATCCGGTTTTAATTGCGCGAGGCTGAACTTTATTTTGACTGTCGACAACGTAAACCTGTGCTGTTCCGCCATGACCGACCATTACGGCTCTCTGTGGGACCAAAATAGCATCACGGCTGTTGCCTAGCTTGATCTTTATGCGCACGAACATACCCGGAAGCAGCATCCCATCATCGTTAGGAAATTCACTTCTAAGAGAAACCTGTCCACTACTTTGATCGACTGTAACGTCAGAAAACAAAAGCTTTCCTTTTGCAACATAATCAACATTATCAACAGAAACAGTCACATCGGCAGCACTATCTTCGTGCACTGCCTTGTTCATTGCAGCCTTGAGTTTAAGGTATTCCGAAACAGGTTCATTAATATCTGCATAGATTGGGTTAAGCTGCTGGATAGTTGCCAGATGAGTAGCCTCGCCCTCACCTACGAGCGCACCTTCTGTTATAAAAGCACGCCCGATCCTACCAGAAATAGGCGCTACAACGGTTGCGTAACTGAGATTTAAAGAAGATGAACGTACTGCCGCCTCTGCTGCATCCTTACTCGCCTTCGCAGCTCTGTATGTGTTTACAGCAGTGTCATACTCTGACTGACTGATCGATTTAGTCTTGATAAGTTTACTGTAACGTTTGGCAGTTGCTTCCAAGTCAACCATGTTAGCTTCAGCTTTTGCAAGATCTGCTTTCGCCAAGGACAATGCTGCGTTAAACTGGGCAGGGTCTATGTGAAATAAAGGCTGTCCTTTTTTCACGTGACTGCCTTCTTTGAAATCTCTGCTAAGAACAATTCCTGCGACTCTTGCACGAACTTGTGCAATTCTGCGAGCTGAAATACGTCCAGGGAGTTCGATTTCTTTACGTAAAGAGGTTGTCTTAACCTCAGCAACATCAACTTGAACAGCTCTTTGCTGAGGTTTTTCCTTAGCCTGCGCCGTCTCGGCACTCTTACAACCGGAACTAAAAAACACCATCACCATCATGCTCGCAGCGACTACAGTCGTAATATTTTTCAACTCTTTTATATAACTATTCATATATACTCCTGAGATATTTAATGCCCTCAAATAAGGTACGTAATTACTATTAAAAATTTAACGATTATAAAATTAAGATCGTGTAAAGATACCATTTGACAGGTTAACTAATGGTTAATCATTGTAAGAATCAGAGATATAATCTCTAAAATTCATGAACTAAGTATGATAACACGCAACCGATAAAAGAAACTAATCCCCATGGTTTTAATCTATAACGCATAAAAAACCGTATTAACTGACTACGATAAAGTCAGCTAATACGGTTCACACATGTACTATGCTTTCAATTCACTCAAAAACAGACCACCTGCCAGCCATAAAAAACAAGAACAAAAATTGATTGAAAAAGTTATTTAGCGAACGCTTTGTAGGATGCCTTCAGAAGTTTAACAAGATCATCTGGAGAAAGTTCTATATCCACTCCCCTGCGTCCGGCACTGACAAAAATGGTTTCACACCCTTCTGCTGAACTATCAATATAAGTCGGGAGCAATTTTTTTTGGCCGAGAGGACTGACGCCACCGACAACATACCCTGTTGTCCGTTCCACAATCTTTACGTCCGCCATGCCTACCTTTTTTACACCAACAGCTTTCGCCAGCAATTTAAGGTCTAACCGCTTCATAACCGGAACAACTGCTACTATCAGATTCTTGTCATTTGCCACTACAAGAGTCTTAAATACTCTGTCGGGGTCAACCCCCAGCTTTTCAGCTGCTTCGACGCCGTATGATTCAGCTGCCGGATCGTGTTCATATTCATGGACAGTAAATAGAATCTTTTTCTTTTTGGCTATATTAATTGCAGGAGTCATATACCAATTCTACAAAATGAAACTTTGTTTTGCAATATACTATTTTTCGCCTTCATCTATCCCCGCCAGAGAAAACAGTCTGTTCAATGCTAATGCACGACAAAAATCACTCTTTATCAAGGCCATCAACAACAATCGCGCCCATAGAAGCCGGCATTGCAACTACTATCAATCTTCGAACGGCAATCAGAGGCTCTGTAGCCATTGGAAATTTATCAATAGACGTAAGGACTAAGGCAACGACGACTCCGGTGATTATATAAGCCAAAAAGACTCTCAAGATAAAACCCAAGCGTCTTTTCTTGATTTCTCCTTGAAAAACGACTTGATATGTAAACAAAGCTAAGCTTAAAATCGATAAACCGGTAATATAGACCAAATTCAATACCGGCAAAGTCTCACCCAGACGCCAGGCTTCTTCGGAGAATGATATGGGGACAGCCAAGGCAAAAGCCCCTATGGACAATTGACTCAGGTCTTCAAAATTGAAACTCCATTCTTTCATAAAGCCTCCTTAGGATATTGCGGAAAACTGTACTCCTAATAAACTTTACGCCTTGAAAAACTTGATCCCATCACAGAGAAAGTGTTTTCAACAATCAGTAGTACCTTTTCATCGTGCCTGAATGCGATTTCTTCCAACTTTTTGAGCTGAATATTATTGACTACTGTCATCAAAATATTTGTATCCTCACGTAAATACGCCCCCTGCCCTTTGATAAAAGTGGCACTCTGCTTCATCTCATGAAGAATATCGTGGCAAATCATTTCAATACTTTTAGAAATAATAAAAACAACTTTTCTCTGGCTAAACATTGAAAGAGTTTGATCAACAACAACAGAAGAAATAAAAACAAGAATAAATGATGCAATAATCACATCAAGAGAGAGCTCAGTTAAACTCAGGCTGAAAATAACTGCATTAAAAATAATGTAAACCTTACCAATTCCAATATTAAATCTTTGAAAAAGGTATACGGCAAGTACATCAAGTCCACCGTTTGAACCTAAAGAACGTAAAACTATACCGGAACCTAGTCCGACCAAAGCCCCACATGCAACAGCTGCGTACAGCTCATTATGCACAGGCATAGGAATTGTGAGTAACTCATAAGCTGCTGTAGTAGTAAAAGTCGCGTAAAGGCTATACCAGAAAAAGCGTCTACTGACCTTCACCCAGGCAAAGATAAAGAGCGGAATACTAAGTAAAAAATAAATCCAGCCGGGAGAAAGCAGTTCGGTTATATAATAAATAAGTGAAGCTAATCCAAAAACACCTCCAGCCATAAACTCATAGGGTACAGCAAGGCTTTTAACAGCTACGGCAGTGATTACTGTTCCGCATGTAATCAAAAAAAGATTCCACCAGACGGAATAAGCAAACTCTATATGAAATGAAGACCCTTTGCCTAAAACAGATTTAATTGGTTCTAACATATTCTCTTTTAATTTTTATTTAATATTTTCCATCGCCGACTAAAACCATATACTTAAAGTTAAATGGAAACCCAAAAACACAATATGATTTGGACCTACATTACATTTGTGAATATAATTTTAAACATCAAGAAAAAAATTATATGTTTATAAATTATTCTTAGCTGAAATTATGAATAAGTACTTAAATTATATAATCTTATCATTAGCTTAAAAAATATTTAATAATTAAGACGAAGCTCCCACATAAGAAAAAAGCCGTCCCTTACATATCTAACTACGATAGCAAGAAACGGCTTATTTAAGGTCAAGATAACTTTAGTGTCAGTGATAACATCAGGACTTTCTGCTTTATAAAAGATATCGCAGATTAATACTGAATATAAGCTACATGAGTCTGAAGATACTCATACAAACCGTGCTTACCATCAGCACCACCGATACCGGATTTACGCCATCCAGCATGAAATCCCTGAATAGCTTCAAAGTGCTCTCGGTTTACGTAAGTTTCACCGAACTTAAGTTCATTGATAGCACGCATCATTTTACTAATATTATTGGTAAATATAGATGAGGTCAAGCCGAACTCACAATCATTAGCCATATTAAGCGCCTCATCGAAATCAGTAACTTTTACCACAGGCAGGACAGGACCAAAGATTTCTTTGCGTATAATCTCCATATCCTGTGTACAACTGGCCAGCAATGTCGGCTTGTAGAAAAATCCTGTAGGCTGATCTTCACAACGTGATCCTCCGACAAGGACTTCAGCCCCTTCTTCCAGGGCCTTAGCCACCATTCCCTCAATTTTGGTGAGCTGAGCCGAATTAATCTGACAAGACATATTCGGAGCTGGATCAGCAAACGGATCACCGTAAGCAACCGCAGCCATAGCTCTGGTAACTTTATCCATAAATTCATCGTAAACAGGAGCCTCGACGTAGACACGCTCTGCGCAGTTGCAGACCTGTCCTGAAAAAATAATTCTTGAATCAACTACAGCTTTGACCGCCATATCCATATCGCAATCTGCACAAATAATAACAGGGGCCTTACCACCCAACTCAAGTGATGTCTTGGTGATGTTCTCAGCAGTGGATGCAATGATTCGCTGACCGGTTTCAACACTACCGGTAAGAGTAACCAATCCAACCTGTGAACTGCGAACCAAAGCATCACCCAAAGTGCTGCCACCACCGGAAACAAAATTAAGTACTCCGTTTGGCAGACCTATACTGGAAACCAATTTAGCAAACTCAAAAGTCGTATTAGGCGTCTCACTACTTGGCTTAAGGACAATAGTGCAACCGGTAAGAATGGATGGAGCTACCTTGCGGGCCATTACGAAAAATGGAAAGTTCCATGGGCAAATCCCCACAACCACACCAATAGGCTGGCGATAAAGGAGTATATTTTCATTGGTCCTGTCACTCTCAATGACCTCGCCCTCGTATTTACGTGCCCACCCTGCATAATAATCAAAGTATTCAGCTGTTGCATCAATTTCAACTTGAGCTAAAGGAAAAATTTTAGCCTGTTCTTCAGCTAAAGTCCGAGCCAACATTTCTCGATTTTCCCGGATAACCTCTGCCATTTTCTTCAAGAAACCAGCACGCTCTATGCAAGATTTAGCTGCCCACTCCTTCTGGGCCACGCTAGCAGCTTCCAGAGCAAGTTCAGCATCATGCTTGCCTCCTTTCGGAGCCATGGCTATTATCTTCTCGGTAAAAGGATTGATAACCGCAAACTGCTCATTGGAATCCGCATTACGGAATTCACCATTAATGTATTGCTGATAAGTGTTCATACAAGGGCTCCTGAATTTAAAAGTTTTATGTAAAACACATATAATTTTTAAGCATCCAATCTAGTCACCGGGAGTTATACCTATATACAGCGTATAAATTCAATACTTTTTTATCAGGTTACGTAATTATTATTTATAAAAATATATTTTAATAGTCCTCACTTCTATATTACCAACAATACAATAGACATAAAATCCTAAAAACAGCTCTCTATCATACAAAGAGAACAGACTA encodes:
- the aldA gene encoding aldehyde dehydrogenase translates to MNTYQQYINGEFRNADSNEQFAVINPFTEKIIAMAPKGGKHDAELALEAASVAQKEWAAKSCIERAGFLKKMAEVIRENREMLARTLAEEQAKIFPLAQVEIDATAEYFDYYAGWARKYEGEVIESDRTNENILLYRQPIGVVVGICPWNFPFFVMARKVAPSILTGCTIVLKPSSETPNTTFEFAKLVSSIGLPNGVLNFVSGGGSTLGDALVRSSQVGLVTLTGSVETGQRIIASTAENITKTSLELGGKAPVIICADCDMDMAVKAVVDSRIIFSGQVCNCAERVYVEAPVYDEFMDKVTRAMAAVAYGDPFADPAPNMSCQINSAQLTKIEGMVAKALEEGAEVLVGGSRCEDQPTGFFYKPTLLASCTQDMEIIRKEIFGPVLPVVKVTDFDEALNMANDCEFGLTSSIFTNNISKMMRAINELKFGETYVNREHFEAIQGFHAGWRKSGIGGADGKHGLYEYLQTHVAYIQY